Within Schaalia sp. HMT-172, the genomic segment CCTCCTGGACGCGGTTGTGGCCCAGCAGGATCGGCAGGCCCGCCTCGCGCAGGGCAGCGGCGGCGGTGCGGCACTCCTCGGGCGTGCGTGTCTTGACCGCCAGCTCCAGGTGCACTGAATCCGTGCGGCCGCACGCGGACATCGCGCGGTCGATGCGGTCGCGGGCAGCGGCGATGGCCTCGGGAATGCTCATGGGTTCATGGTACGCGCGGAGATACTTTCAGGGGCCAATCAGGGGCCACTCAGGGGGATTCGAGACGCGCGGTGTGGCAGACTAGAATGTTCACAGATCAACGAAAGGACACGCAATGCGTACCCTGCTCAACATCATCTGGTTCTTCTTCGGAGGGCTCCCGCTCTTCCTGGGATACCTCCTCGCGGGACTCTTCTCCTGCATCTTCATCGTCACGATCCCCGCGGGCGTGGCCTGCTTCCGCATCGCCGGATACGTGCTGTGGCCCTTCGGTAAGCGCGTCGTCGACCAGCCCAGTGCGGGTGCCGGATCGGCCCTCATGAATATCGTGTGGTTCCTGGTTGCGGGCCTGTGGCTGGCCATCGGTCACGTGACCACCGCCGCCGCGCAGGCCGTCACGATCGTCGGCATCCCGCTGGCCATCGCGAACCTCAAGATGATCCCGATCACCTGCTTCCCCTTCGGCAAGGTTGTCGTCAACGACCCCGCGGCCTCGATCATCTGACGCGTCCTACACTGGGGTCATGGCTCGTAAACACAGCAAGGATCACGGCGGTGGTCCCACCCGCGCCATCGAGGCGCTCACAGCGGCCGGCGTTGCTTATACCGTCCACGAGTACGAGCACGACCCGGCCGCCCGGGCGTTCGGCGAGGAAACCGTCGAAAAGTTAGGCATCGACCCGACCCAAGCGTTTAAGACGCTCATGGTGCGCCTGGAGCCCACCGGCGAGTTCGTCGTCGGCTGCGTGCCCGCCCTGGCTCACCTGTCGATGAAGCTCATCGCCAAGGCCGCCGGGGCCAAGAGCGCCGCCATGGCCGACCCGGCCGTCGCACAGCGCCGCACCGGCTACGTCGTGGGCGGAATCAGTCCGCTCGGGCAGACGACCTCGCACCGGTTGTTCATCGACTCGGCGTGCCTGGACCACGAGACCATGATCGTCTCGGGCGGGCGCCGAGGCCTCAGCGTCGAGCTGAGCCCCCTCGACCTCGTCGAGCTGACGAACGCGGAGGTCACGGACCTCGCCCAGGTCTGACTGGCCTCGTTCCGTACACGTGCCGGTGCTCGAGTGGACGCCGGCCTACGCGGTGTGCATGTGCCCGCGCGGGCAGCCCCGGCCTCGCCCTGTTTCAGTCGTTGTCCCAGGCTCCTGCCTGGTCTTCGTTCCAGCCACCGATACTCCCGCGCCCCCAAAATTTCGCATGCAATTCCCCTGTCTCTCCTTCAGATTTTGAATGAGATCCCTTGAAATCATGCGGTTTCTGAGCTCTCAAGGCAGATCCGAATAATGAATTGCATGCGGAAATGAGGGGGCGTGTGTGCGGAGCCACCGGGTGGGGGAGGAATGCGGGGAGGCCCGTTGGGGCCGCATGACCGGGTCGTGGGATGCTTGCACCCTTACCGTGACTGAGTTTTCCCGCTGTGTCATCATCAAACACGATGACTATGACTGAACTAAGCCGCCGCGGGCGCGCCGCCTACTGGGGGGTTGCCGCCCTCGCCTGGGTGGGCGTCGCCGCCACCCTTATCATTACGGCCTTTGATGGCTACGCTGCGCCGACCTACGTCGAGGAGGGCCTCTTTGCGGGTGCCGCCCACGGTTGGGCGGGCGCGCCCGAGCGCCTCATCAATTGCCTGTCCTACTTCACCGAGCTGTCCAACATCATGGTTGCGATCATCTCGACCCTCGTCGCGCGCCGGGGCCGTGTGGGTGCGTGGGGGAGGGCTACGCACCTGTGCGCGCTCATGATGATCACGGTGACCGCGATCGTCTACGCGACGCTCATCGGCCCCTACGAGGTCCTCTCCGGCTACGCGCTCGTCACCAACCCGCTCCAGCACATTGTTGTCCCCGCCGCCTTCGTGGGCACGGCAGCGCTCGCGGGACCGCGCGGCGGCATCACGTGGGCGACGCTGGGGCGCGCCCTGCTGATCCCGGTCGCGTGGGTGGCGTACACGCTCGTGCGAGGCTCCTTCACGCACCAGTACCCCTACGGCTTCGTGAACGTGTGGCGCATCGGCTATACGCAGGTTGCGATCAACATCGTGGCGATCCTGATCGGCGCCCTGCTTTTCATGGCGCTCTTCGCGGGCGCCGATTGGCTGATCCGCAAGGCGTCCCGGCGCTGACGCATTGGGACGCACTAGAGTAATTCCATGACTACCAATCCCGATCTCGTTCCAGAACTTGCCGTCACCGATTACGAGGCATCGCGCCGTTTTTGGTGCGACCTCGTTGGCTTCTCTCTGAGATACGAGCGTCCCGAAGAAGGATTCGGATACCTCGTTATGGGCAGGGCGCACCTGATGCTCGACCAGATCGACCAGGGTAGGACGTGGGCGACAGGTCCCCTTGAGTTCCCCCTTGGTCGCGGTATCAACTTCGAGGTTCAGGTCGACAATCTGGACGGCACGTTGCAGCGCATCACAGAGGCAGGATGGCCGATCTTCGTCGAACCCGAAGAGAAGTGGTACCGGGCGGGCGATGTAGAGATCGGTGTCCGGCAGTTCCTCATCCAGGACCCCGACGGATACCTTGTGCGGCTCCAGCAGGGAATCGGCGAGAAGCCCACGTCGAAGACGCATGCGGATTGCACGCAGGATGTGCGCAGCAGCGACTGAGAGCGCTGTTTCGCCCTCCCGACGCTGAGAAACCCGCCCGCTCGTCGCAGCTGTGAGCTGTCGCGAAGCGGGCGGGTTCAATATTGAGGGTGACGACTCTCAGTGAGAGTTCAGGACGCAGTTTGCGATGAGCGTGTCGATGCGGCGCACGTCGATGTGTCGGCCCAGGCTGATCTTGATATGGCCTGCGCGGGTCCAGAGCTCGACCTCGGCAGTCATATCGATTGTGCCGGCGTTCTCGGTCGACCACATGTTGATGTTCTTGTAGGGCAGTGAGTAGATTTCGACCTTGCGGCCGGTGATTCCCTGCGCGTCGCGCACGATGAGGCGCTGCGACGTAAAGATTGCAGAGTCTCGCGTTGTTGCGAAAGCCGCGTAGGGCTGCTCGCCGGGAATCAGGATGTTGGAGACGTCCTGGGGAATCGGGACCTCGTTGAAAAATGCCCACTGGGCGACTGTTGCGGCTTCCATGCCATGTCCTTTCTCGATGGTGACATGGTAACCGTGGGTTAGTTGTCATGCAACTGTCCCCGCCCGTCGTGTAGGTGAGCCACTCTGTGACTAGCTGCGCGAGGGACTTACCTCGCCCCGACGGTGATCGTCGCCAGGGCAACCCTTCCAGCCTCGTCCGAGGCCGGCACGTCCACGAGGGCGACGATGCGCCAGTCCATGTCCTCCTCCGGGTCGAACAGGGTCTGCGTGGCCAGCCAGAAGGTGCCGGCCGCAGCCTCATCCACCGCGTCCGCGATCGCCTCGATGCGCGCCACCTGGCCGCGCTCGAAATCGGAAGAAGCCGTAGCGGGAGCCAGCTCCAGTACGTCCTCGCGGGTCGGGGTCTCGTTCAAGGAGCACAGTGACAGGGCGCGCGCCCGCTGGTCGATGCCGATCCACTCGTGCTCCGCCCAGTAGCGCTCGAGCACCGCGTCCCACTCGTCCTCGCCCCACGGTGCAACCAGCGGGGTGCGCGAGGCCTCGTCCAGGCGCGCCAAGGCCTCGACGTTGTCGCGGCTCATCGCCTCCACGCGCTCGAACAGGGCCGAGCGGATCGCCGTGCGGAACGCGTGACGGTTCGCGCTGAACGGAACGGTCCCGTCCTCCCGCGCGCCAAACGCCAGCTCCGTGCCCTCCGTGCCGTCGCCATCGGACGCGGGGAGGGCCTGACCCGTGGACATGGCCTCCCACTCGTCCAGCAGCGAGGAGTCGACCGCGCGGATCAGCGCCGACAGCCAGGCGATAATCGACCGCAGCTCGTCCGTCATCAGCTCGTCCGGCACGATCTGGCGCAGCGCTCGGTACGCGTCCGTCAGGTAGCGCAGCACGATGCCCTCGGAACGACCCACGTCGTAGCGGCCCACGATCCCCGTGAACGTCAGCGCGTTCTCGATCATCTCGCGCACGACCGACTTCGGGGAAATTTCCTGATCCTCGATCCACGGGTTCGCGTGCAGGTACACCGCGAACGCGTCCCCCAGCAGATCAGCCAGCGGGCGCGGCCACGTCACCTCCTCCAGGGCGGCCATGCGCTCGTCGTACTCCATGCCCTGCGCCTTCATCGCAGCCACGGCCTCGGCGCGCGCCGCCTTCTCCTGCGCGAACAGGAGCGGGCGCGGGTCCTCCAGGACCGACTCAATGACCGAGACGACGTCCAGGGCGAACGTCGGGGACTCGGGGTCCAGCAGCTCGAGCGCCGCCAGCGCGAAGGGAGAGAGCGGCTGGTTGAGTGCGAAGTCGTCCGGCAGGTCGGTGGCCGCACGCAGGCGAGGCTCACCCGAGGCCGAGGCCTGCGCTGAAGACACGTGCTCGACGACGCCCGCCTGCTTCATCGACGTGTAGATCTCACCCAGGCGGCGCAGGTGCGGGTTGCGATCCGTGGGCGGATCATCGTTGTTGCGCGCCAGCCACACGAGGTGCTCGCCCGGGTCGCGCCCGGCCGCAGGAGCCCCGGCCAGCACGTTGAGGACCATCGCGTGCGTCATCTCGAAGCGGCTGGTGAGCTGCTCGGGGGCTGCGTCGACGAGGCGCTCGAACGTCGAGCGCGTCCACGAGATCTCGCCCTCGCCCGGGCCCTTGCGCTTCTTCGCCGACTTCTTCGCGGCGCGCTTGGCCTCGCGCGCGTCGCGGGCCGCCTCCTGTGCGGCGCTCAGGCGTGCGCGCTCACGGGCGGCGTCCACCTCGTGCTCGGGGGCCAGGACGCGCACGAAACCGACCGTGTCGAAGCCGGCGCGGCCCGCGCGCCCCGCGATCTGGTGGAACTCGCGCGCGCTCACGTGGCGCATGCGCCGCCCGTCGTACTTCACGAGCGACGTCATCAGCACCGTGCGGATCGGCACGTTGATGCCCACGCCGAGAGTGTCCGTGCCGCACACGATCGGCAGCAGGCCCGCCTGCGTGAGGCGCTCGACGAGGCGCCGGTAGCGCGGCAGCATGCCCGCGTGGTGCACGCCGATGCCCTGCGTGAGCAGAGACTTCAGGGTCTGCCCGAATCCCTTCGTAAAAGACACGCCCGCCAGCTGCGCGGCGATCAACTTCTTCTGCTCGGGGGAAATCAGCGACGAACGGTCAAACGACTGCGCGGTCGCCACCGCGTCGCGCTGGGAGAAATGCACGATGTAGACGGGCCAACGGCCCTCGCCCAGCAGCCGCTCGACCGTATCGGGCAGGCGATCCACGACGTACTCGAACTCGAGGGGCACGGGACGCTCCGCATCGTCGATGAGGGAGACGTCGCGCCCGGTGCGCTCCTTCCACGCGCGCTCGAAACGCGTCGTGTCGCCCAGCGTCGCGCTCATTGCCACCACCTGCGGGGTCCTCAGCTCCAGGAGCGGCACCTGCCACGCCCAGCCGCGCTGACGGTCCCCGTAGAAGTGGAACTCGTCCATGACGATCATGTCCGTGTCCAGCGTCGGCCCCTCACGCAGCGACTGATTCGCCAGAATCTCGGCCGTGCAGCAGATGATGGGCGCGTCGGCGTTGAGAGACACGTCGCCGGTCACCATGCCGACGTTATCCGCGCCGAACAGGGACACCAGGTCAAAGAACTTCTCCGACACCAGGGCCTTGAGCGGCGCCGTGTAGTAGGAGCGGCCTCCGTGTGCCATCGACGTGAAGTGCGCGGCCAGCGCGATCATCGACTTGCCCGACCCCGTGGGGGTCGCCGCGATCACGTGGTTGCCCGCCAGGATCTCCACCAGGGCCTCCTCCTGGTGGGGGTAGAGCGGACGCCCAGTGCCCTGCGCCCAGGAGGTGAAGGCCTCGTACAGGGCGTCGTCATCCCTCAGCTGCCCCGCGTCCTCTAGGTCGTCCAGGATCTGGTTCAAAGTCGCGCTCATGCCCCCATTGTCCCAGAGTGCGCCCACGTCTGCGTCCCCGCACCGCCGCGGCCTTCCCGCCGCTCATGGACGAGGCCGGGGCCGGTCAGGCGCAGACGCGGCCGTGCGCGTGGCGAGACGTCGCCTGCCGGGCGCGCGGCCCTGTGGCAAGATGAACTGGTCCCATACAACGAGCGGGTGCGGCCCGCGACGCGCGCGAGACCCCGCGACCTATCCACGGCCTCGCCCATTGACACCCCGGGAGGTTCCTGTGGAACAGATAGCTGCGATCGAAAAGGACATCGCCGACTGGATCACGATGCACCTGACGATCGTTATCCTGATCGGCGTGGGCCTCTTCCTCACGGGGCGTTCCGTGTTCGTCCAGGTGCGCCTCTTCCCGGAGATGATCCGCACGGTCCTCGGCTCGCGCAAGGGCGCCGACGGCGGCATTTCCTCCTTCCAGGCCTTCGCGATCTCGCTGGCCGCCCGCGTCGGCATCGGCAACGTCTTCGGCGTGGCCGCGGCCCTCCTCATGGGCGGTCCCGGCGCGATCTTCTGGATGTGGGTCGTGGCCCTGGTCGGCATGGCGACCGCGTTCTTCGAGGCGACCCTCGCCCAAATCTTCAAAGTGCGTCACTCCGACGGCTCCTTCCGCGGCGGCCCCGCCTACTACATGAAGCGCGGCATGAAGAACCGCGTCCTGGCCAACGTGTTCGCCGTCATCACCGTCATCACCTGCGGCGTCGTCATCACCTCCGTGCAGTCCAACGCCATTGCGGGCACGCTCACCAGCGCCTTCGGTGAGGCCGCCAAGCAGCCTCTGCCCGGTGCGGGCGGTTTCTCGGCCGCGCAGCTCACCGTCGCAGGCCTGATCTTCGTTTTCTCCGCGATGGTCATCTTCGGCGGCATTCGTACCGTCGCACGCGTCACCGAGTGGATGGCCCC encodes:
- a CDS encoding YccF domain-containing protein, whose product is MRTLLNIIWFFFGGLPLFLGYLLAGLFSCIFIVTIPAGVACFRIAGYVLWPFGKRVVDQPSAGAGSALMNIVWFLVAGLWLAIGHVTTAAAQAVTIVGIPLAIANLKMIPITCFPFGKVVVNDPAASII
- the ybaK gene encoding Cys-tRNA(Pro) deacylase, giving the protein MARKHSKDHGGGPTRAIEALTAAGVAYTVHEYEHDPAARAFGEETVEKLGIDPTQAFKTLMVRLEPTGEFVVGCVPALAHLSMKLIAKAAGAKSAAMADPAVAQRRTGYVVGGISPLGQTTSHRLFIDSACLDHETMIVSGGRRGLSVELSPLDLVELTNAEVTDLAQV
- a CDS encoding Pr6Pr family membrane protein; protein product: MTELSRRGRAAYWGVAALAWVGVAATLIITAFDGYAAPTYVEEGLFAGAAHGWAGAPERLINCLSYFTELSNIMVAIISTLVARRGRVGAWGRATHLCALMMITVTAIVYATLIGPYEVLSGYALVTNPLQHIVVPAAFVGTAALAGPRGGITWATLGRALLIPVAWVAYTLVRGSFTHQYPYGFVNVWRIGYTQVAINIVAILIGALLFMALFAGADWLIRKASRR
- a CDS encoding VOC family protein, whose product is MTTNPDLVPELAVTDYEASRRFWCDLVGFSLRYERPEEGFGYLVMGRAHLMLDQIDQGRTWATGPLEFPLGRGINFEVQVDNLDGTLQRITEAGWPIFVEPEEKWYRAGDVEIGVRQFLIQDPDGYLVRLQQGIGEKPTSKTHADCTQDVRSSD
- a CDS encoding PH domain-containing protein; this translates as MEAATVAQWAFFNEVPIPQDVSNILIPGEQPYAAFATTRDSAIFTSQRLIVRDAQGITGRKVEIYSLPYKNINMWSTENAGTIDMTAEVELWTRAGHIKISLGRHIDVRRIDTLIANCVLNSH
- a CDS encoding RNA helicase, giving the protein MSATLNQILDDLEDAGQLRDDDALYEAFTSWAQGTGRPLYPHQEEALVEILAGNHVIAATPTGSGKSMIALAAHFTSMAHGGRSYYTAPLKALVSEKFFDLVSLFGADNVGMVTGDVSLNADAPIICCTAEILANQSLREGPTLDTDMIVMDEFHFYGDRQRGWAWQVPLLELRTPQVVAMSATLGDTTRFERAWKERTGRDVSLIDDAERPVPLEFEYVVDRLPDTVERLLGEGRWPVYIVHFSQRDAVATAQSFDRSSLISPEQKKLIAAQLAGVSFTKGFGQTLKSLLTQGIGVHHAGMLPRYRRLVERLTQAGLLPIVCGTDTLGVGINVPIRTVLMTSLVKYDGRRMRHVSAREFHQIAGRAGRAGFDTVGFVRVLAPEHEVDAARERARLSAAQEAARDAREAKRAAKKSAKKRKGPGEGEISWTRSTFERLVDAAPEQLTSRFEMTHAMVLNVLAGAPAAGRDPGEHLVWLARNNDDPPTDRNPHLRRLGEIYTSMKQAGVVEHVSSAQASASGEPRLRAATDLPDDFALNQPLSPFALAALELLDPESPTFALDVVSVIESVLEDPRPLLFAQEKAARAEAVAAMKAQGMEYDERMAALEEVTWPRPLADLLGDAFAVYLHANPWIEDQEISPKSVVREMIENALTFTGIVGRYDVGRSEGIVLRYLTDAYRALRQIVPDELMTDELRSIIAWLSALIRAVDSSLLDEWEAMSTGQALPASDGDGTEGTELAFGAREDGTVPFSANRHAFRTAIRSALFERVEAMSRDNVEALARLDEASRTPLVAPWGEDEWDAVLERYWAEHEWIGIDQRARALSLCSLNETPTREDVLELAPATASSDFERGQVARIEAIADAVDEAAAGTFWLATQTLFDPEEDMDWRIVALVDVPASDEAGRVALATITVGAR